A single window of Agromyces aureus DNA harbors:
- a CDS encoding 8-oxoguanine deaminase, with translation MQVTPTTTWLKNPLDIFTGEHADAGGGVVISGSQILEVVARGAAPSMAVDEVFDASRHVIIPGLINTHHHFYQTLTRAWRPVVSAELFPWLQGLYGVWAGLTPRDLELATTAALAELLLSGCTTAADHHYLFPDGLEAGIDVQVEVVRTLGMRATLTRGSMSLGEDDGGLPPQRTVQDADTILADSERLVGAYHERGDGAQVQIGLAPCSPFSVTTDVMRETAELAERLDVRLHTHLAETLDEEAFCRERFGLRTVDYLESVGWLSDRTWLAHGIHFDDDEIARLGRAGTAVAHCATSNMRLASGIARAVELEEGGAPVGLGVDGSASNDGSNMIQEVRQALYLQRLRYGASSVTPERALGWATAGSARALGRADLGVLAPGRQADLAMFTLDDLRFSGSHDPIAALLLCGAERADRVMVGGSWRVVDGAIVGLDLDRLIAHHSEAARGLLARHR, from the coding sequence ATGCAGGTCACCCCTACGACCACCTGGCTGAAGAACCCGCTCGACATCTTCACGGGCGAGCACGCCGATGCCGGGGGCGGCGTCGTGATCAGCGGGTCGCAGATCCTCGAGGTCGTCGCGCGCGGCGCCGCACCCTCGATGGCGGTCGACGAGGTCTTCGACGCGTCACGCCACGTGATCATCCCGGGCCTGATCAACACGCACCATCACTTCTACCAGACCCTCACCCGGGCGTGGAGGCCCGTCGTGAGCGCCGAGCTCTTCCCGTGGTTGCAGGGTCTCTACGGGGTATGGGCCGGCCTCACCCCGCGCGACCTCGAGCTCGCGACCACGGCCGCGCTCGCCGAACTCCTGCTCTCCGGATGCACGACGGCCGCCGACCATCACTACCTCTTCCCCGACGGGTTGGAGGCGGGCATCGACGTGCAGGTCGAGGTCGTCAGGACCCTCGGCATGCGGGCGACCCTCACCCGCGGATCGATGTCGCTCGGAGAGGACGACGGCGGGCTGCCGCCCCAGCGCACGGTGCAGGACGCGGACACGATCCTCGCCGACAGCGAGCGGCTCGTCGGCGCCTATCACGAGCGGGGCGACGGTGCACAGGTGCAGATCGGACTCGCGCCGTGCTCGCCGTTCTCGGTCACGACCGACGTCATGCGCGAGACCGCGGAGCTGGCCGAGCGGCTCGACGTGCGCCTCCACACGCATCTGGCCGAGACGCTCGACGAGGAGGCGTTCTGCCGTGAGCGGTTCGGCCTGCGCACGGTCGACTACCTCGAGAGCGTCGGATGGCTCTCCGACCGCACCTGGCTCGCGCACGGCATCCACTTCGACGACGACGAGATCGCGCGGCTCGGCCGGGCGGGCACCGCGGTCGCGCACTGCGCGACGTCGAACATGCGCCTCGCCTCGGGCATCGCCCGGGCCGTCGAGCTCGAGGAGGGGGGGGCGCCCGTCGGGCTCGGCGTCGACGGGTCCGCCTCGAACGACGGGTCGAACATGATCCAGGAGGTCCGACAGGCGCTCTACCTCCAGCGACTCCGCTACGGCGCGTCGAGCGTCACGCCCGAGCGAGCCCTCGGCTGGGCCACGGCAGGTTCCGCCCGCGCCCTCGGCCGAGCCGACCTCGGCGTGCTCGCACCGGGCCGCCAGGCGGACCTGGCGATGTTCACGCTCGACGACCTGCGCTTCTCGGGCAGCCACGATCCGATCGCCGCGCTGCTCCTCTGCGGCGCCGAGCGTGCCGACCGAGTGATGGTCGGCGGCTCGTGGAGGGTCGTCGACGGCGCGATCGTCGGACTCGACCTCGACCGGCTCATCGCCCACCACAGCGAGGCGGCGAGGGGGCTGCTCGCACGACACCGCTGA
- a CDS encoding nucleobase:cation symporter-2 family protein, translating into MKRTARTTETYARPEDERLPIGITFAYGLQHVLTMYGGIIAPPLIIGSAAGLGQAEIGVLITACLFVGGLATILQTVGVKWFGSQLPLVQGVSFSGVATMGAIVMSGGGLPAVFGSVIVASLIGLLIAPVFATVIRFFPPVVTGSVITTIGLTLIPVAAMWAQGGNPAADDYGSPEYLGLAGLTFLIVLALSKIGIGAVSRLSILLAIVVGTIVAAIIGIADFSGVGDGPIFALPTPFAFGLPTFEIAAIISMLIVILVTLTETTADILAVGEIIGTKVDSKRIAAGLRADMISSAVSPIFGSFTQSAFAQNVGLVAITGVKSRFVVTAGGVVLVVLGLLPVLGRVVAAVPPPVLGGAGIVLFGSVAASGIRTLAKVDYRGNMNLVIVASAIGIGMLPIAAPGIYHGMPEWFRIIFDSGISSAAVVAILLNLLFNHLTFGTPKRPSVFSAAPTRSIRIDQIEALEEGDAYVGGKLVDADGNEVAVERSDH; encoded by the coding sequence ATGAAGAGAACCGCGCGCACCACCGAAACGTACGCCCGCCCGGAGGACGAGCGCCTGCCGATCGGCATCACGTTCGCCTACGGGCTCCAGCACGTGCTCACGATGTACGGCGGCATCATCGCACCGCCGCTCATCATCGGCTCGGCGGCCGGCCTCGGGCAGGCCGAGATCGGCGTGCTGATCACCGCCTGCCTCTTCGTGGGCGGCCTCGCGACGATCCTGCAGACCGTCGGAGTCAAGTGGTTCGGTTCGCAATTGCCGCTCGTGCAGGGCGTCTCCTTCTCGGGAGTCGCCACGATGGGTGCGATCGTCATGAGCGGCGGGGGGCTCCCGGCCGTGTTCGGCTCGGTCATCGTCGCATCGCTCATCGGCCTGCTCATCGCTCCGGTCTTCGCCACGGTCATCCGCTTCTTCCCACCGGTCGTCACCGGCTCGGTGATCACCACGATCGGGCTGACGCTCATCCCGGTCGCCGCCATGTGGGCGCAGGGCGGCAACCCCGCTGCCGATGACTACGGCTCGCCCGAGTACCTCGGGCTCGCCGGCCTCACCTTCCTGATCGTCCTCGCGCTCAGCAAGATCGGCATCGGGGCGGTCTCACGGCTCTCGATCCTGCTCGCGATCGTGGTCGGCACCATCGTCGCCGCGATCATCGGCATCGCCGACTTCAGCGGGGTCGGCGACGGCCCGATCTTCGCCCTGCCGACCCCGTTCGCGTTCGGATTGCCCACGTTCGAGATCGCGGCGATCATCTCGATGCTCATCGTGATCCTGGTCACGCTGACCGAGACGACGGCCGACATCCTCGCCGTCGGCGAGATCATCGGCACGAAGGTCGATTCCAAGCGCATCGCCGCCGGGCTCCGCGCCGACATGATCTCGAGCGCGGTCTCGCCGATCTTCGGCTCGTTCACGCAGAGCGCCTTCGCGCAGAACGTCGGCCTCGTCGCCATCACCGGGGTCAAGAGCCGCTTCGTCGTGACCGCGGGCGGCGTGGTGCTCGTCGTGCTCGGCCTGCTTCCCGTGCTCGGGCGCGTCGTGGCGGCCGTGCCGCCGCCCGTGCTGGGCGGCGCCGGCATCGTGCTCTTCGGCAGTGTCGCCGCGAGCGGCATCCGCACGCTCGCGAAGGTCGACTACCGCGGCAACATGAACCTCGTCATCGTCGCGTCGGCCATCGGCATCGGGATGCTGCCGATCGCCGCCCCCGGCATCTACCACGGCATGCCCGAGTGGTTCCGCATCATCTTCGACTCGGGCATCAGCTCGGCCGCGGTCGTCGCGATCCTGCTGAACCTGCTGTTCAACCACCTCACGTTCGGCACGCCGAAGCGCCCGTCGGTGTTCTCGGCCGCACCGACCCGGAGCATCCGCATCGACCAGATCGAGGCCCTCGAGGAAGGCGATGCGTACGTCGGAGGCAAGCTCGTCGATGCCGACGGCAACGAGGTCGCGGTCGAGCGCAGCGACCACTGA